In Aquila chrysaetos chrysaetos chromosome 2, bAquChr1.4, whole genome shotgun sequence, the following are encoded in one genomic region:
- the VPS39 gene encoding vam6/Vps39-like protein isoform X2: MHDAFEHVPILEKLPLQIDCLAAWEEWLLVGTKQGHLLLYRIKKDIGEVMSSESVCCNRFEVTLEKSNKNFSKKIQQIHVVSQFKILVSLLENNIYVHDLLTFQQITTVSKAKGASLFTCDLQSDTGEEVLRMCVAVRKKLQLYFWKDREFHELQGDFSVPDVPKSMAWCENSICVGFKRDYYLIRVDGKGSIKELFPTGKQLEPLVAPVADGKVAVGQDDLTVVLNEEGVCTQKCALNWTDIPIAMEHQPPYIIAVLPRYVEIRTFEPRLLVQSIELQRPRFITSGGTNIIYVASNHFVWRLIPVSIATQIQQLLQDKQFELALQLAEMKDDSDSEKRQQIHHIKNLFAFNLFCQKRFDESMQVFAKLGTDPTHVMGLYPDLLPTDYRKQLQYPNPLPGLSGAELEKAHLALIDYLTQKRSQLVKKLNDSDHQSSTSPLMEGTPTIKSKKKLLQIIDTTLLKCYLHTNVALVAPLLRLENNHCHIEESEHVLKKAHKYSELIILYEKKGLHEKALQVLVDQSKKANSPLKGHERTVQYLQHLGTENLHLVFSYSVWVLRDFPEDGLKIFTEDLPEVEALPRDKVLSFLIENFKSLTIPYLEHIIHVWEETGADFHNCLIQLYCEKVQALMKEYLSSYPADKTPVPAGEEGGDLGDYRKKLLLFLEKSSWYEPSRLISDFPFDGLLEERALLLGRMGKHEQALFIYVHILKDTNMAENYCHKHYDRNKDGNKDVYLSLLRMYLSPPSVHCLGPIKMEVLEPQANLQAALQVLELHHSKLDTTKAINLLPANTQISEIRIFLEKVLEENAQKKRFNQVLKNLLHAEFLRVQEERILHQQVKCIITEEKVCTVCKKKIGNSAFARYPNAIVVHYFCSKEVNTLDT, from the exons ATGCACGACGCCTTCGAGCACGTGCCGATCTTGGAGAAACTGCCGCTGCAGATCGACTGCCTGGCGGCCTGGG AGGAATGGCTCCTTGTTGGTACCAAACAAGGGCATCTTTTGCTTTACAGGATCAAGAAAGACATAG GAGAGGTTATGTCATCAGAAAGTGTCT GTTGCAATAGGTTTGAAGTGACACTAGAGAAATCCAACAAGAACTTCTCAAAAAAGATTCAGCAG attcATGTTGTTTCTCAGTTTAAAATTCTGGTCAGTCTATTAG aaaataacatttatgtCCATGACCTATTGACATTTCAACAAATCACCACAGTTTCCAAGGCAAAAGGTGCATCTCTCTTCACTTGTGATCTTCAG TCAGATACAGGGGAAGAGGTGCTGAGAATGTGCGTGGCAGTGCGGAAGAAGCTACAACTTTATTTTTGGAAGGACAGAGAGTTCCATGAACTACAG GGGGACTTCAGTGTACCTGATGTACCAAAGTCTATGGCCTGGTGTGAAAACTCCATCTGTGTAGGCTTCAAGAGGGACTATTACCTGATACGG GTGGATGGAAAAGGATCCATCAAAGAACTGTTTCCCACAGGGAAGCAGCTGGAACCATTGGTAGCTCCTGTAGCAGATGGGAAAGTTGCGGTTGGCCAAGATGATCTAACAGTTGTGCTAAACGAAGAAGGGGTCTGTACTCAGAAATGTGCCTTGAATTGGACAGATATTCCTATAGCCATGG AACACCAGCCTCCCTACATCATTGCTGTTCTGCCGAGGTATGTGGAGATTCGTACTTTTGAGCCCCGGCTGCTGGTACAGAGTATTGAGCTGCAGAGACCACGCTTCATCACCTCTGGAGG CACAAATATTATATATGTGGCAAGTAATCACTTTGTTTGGCGGCTCATTCCAGTGTCAATAGCCACACAGatccagcagcttctgcaggaCAAGCAGTTTGAGTTGGCTTTGCAGTTGGCA GAAATGAAAGATGATTCAGATAGTGAGAAGCGACAACAAATTCACCACATAAAGAACCTCTTTGCCTTCAACCTCTTCTGCCAGAAGCGCTTTGATGAATCCATGCAAGTTTTTGCCAAGCTTGGTACAG ATCCCACTCACGTGATGGGTCTGTATCCTGACCTCCTGCCCACAGATTACAGGAAACAGCTACAGTATCCCAACCCCCTGCCAGGGCTCtctggggcagagctggagaaggcACATTTAGCTCTGATAGACTACTTAACTCAA AAAAGAAGTCAGCTGGTGAAGAAGCTAAATGATTCTGATCATCAGTCCAGTACGTCACCCCTCATGGAAGGAACACCCACGATCAAATCCAAAAAGAAGCTGCTACAAATCATTGATACCACCCTTTTAAAGTGTTACCTCCAT ACAAATGTAGCACTGGTGGCACCATTGCTACGTCTGGAGAACAATCACTGCCATATTGAGGAGAGTGAGCATGTACTAAAGAAGGCACACAAATATAGTGAGCTGATAATACTGTATGAGAAGAAAGGTCTGCATGAGAAAG CATTACAGGTACTGGTGGATCAGTCAAAGAAAGCCAACTCACCTTTGAAGGGTCATGAGAGGACAGTGCAATATCTGCAGCATTTGG GTACAGAGAACTTGCACTTGGTATTTTCCTACTCTGTCTGGGTGCTAAGAGATTTTCCTGAAGATGGACTGAAG ATATTTACAGAAGACCTCCCTGAAGTGGAAGCTTTGCCACGAGATAAAGTGCTCAGTTTCTtgatagaaaattttaaaagcttgactATTCCTTATCTG GAACACATCATTCATGTCTGGGAAGAAACCGGTGCAGACTTTCACAACTGTCTGATCCAGCTGTACTGTGAGAAAGTGCAGGCCTTAATGAAAGAATATCTCAGTTCTTACCCTGCAG ATAAAACCCCAGTGcctgctggggaggaaggaggagactTGGGGGATTACCGGAAAAAGCTTCTACTTTTTCTGGAGAAGTCTAGCTGGTATGAACCTAGTCGACTAATTAGTGACTTCCCCTTTGATG GTCTCCTAGAAGAACGTGCTCTGCTCTTGGGTCGTATGGGGAAGCACGAGCAAGCTCTGTTTATTTATGTTCATATTTTGAAGGACACCAACATGGCTGAAAa CTACTGCCATAAACATTATGACAGAAACAAAGATGGCAACAAAGAT GTCTATCTGTCACTGCTTCGGATGTATCTCTCCCCACCTAGCGTTCATTGCCTGGGACCAATCAAGATGGAAGTGCTGGAGCCTCAAGCCAAtctgcaggctgctctgcaggttTTGGAACTACATCACAGCAAACTGGATACTACCAAG GCGATAAACCTGCTCCCAGCAAATACCCAGATTAGTGAGATTCGAATCTTCTTAGAGAAAGTCCTTGAAGAAAATGctcagaagaaaagatttaatcAAGTACTCAAGAATCTTCTCCATGCAGAGTTTCTGAGG gTCCAGGAGGAGCGGATCTTGCATCAGCAAGTGAAGTGCATTATTACAGAGGAGAAGGTGTGCActgtatgtaaaaaaaagataGGTAACAG TGCGTTTGCTCGATACCCTAATGCAATAGTCGTGCATTATTTCTGCTCCAAAGAAGTCAACACATTGGACACCTGA
- the VPS39 gene encoding vam6/Vps39-like protein isoform X3: protein MHDAFEHVPILEKLPLQIDCLAAWEEWLLVGTKQGHLLLYRIKKDIGCNRFEVTLEKSNKNFSKKIQQIHVVSQFKILVSLLENNIYVHDLLTFQQITTVSKAKGASLFTCDLQQSDTGEEVLRMCVAVRKKLQLYFWKDREFHELQGDFSVPDVPKSMAWCENSICVGFKRDYYLIRVDGKGSIKELFPTGKQLEPLVAPVADGKVAVGQDDLTVVLNEEGVCTQKCALNWTDIPIAMEHQPPYIIAVLPRYVEIRTFEPRLLVQSIELQRPRFITSGGTNIIYVASNHFVWRLIPVSIATQIQQLLQDKQFELALQLAEMKDDSDSEKRQQIHHIKNLFAFNLFCQKRFDESMQVFAKLGTDPTHVMGLYPDLLPTDYRKQLQYPNPLPGLSGAELEKAHLALIDYLTQKRSQLVKKLNDSDHQSSTSPLMEGTPTIKSKKKLLQIIDTTLLKCYLHTNVALVAPLLRLENNHCHIEESEHVLKKAHKYSELIILYEKKGLHEKALQVLVDQSKKANSPLKGHERTVQYLQHLGTENLHLVFSYSVWVLRDFPEDGLKIFTEDLPEVEALPRDKVLSFLIENFKSLTIPYLEHIIHVWEETGADFHNCLIQLYCEKVQALMKEYLSSYPADKTPVPAGEEGGDLGDYRKKLLLFLEKSSWYEPSRLISDFPFDGLLEERALLLGRMGKHEQALFIYVHILKDTNMAENYCHKHYDRNKDGNKDVYLSLLRMYLSPPSVHCLGPIKMEVLEPQANLQAALQVLELHHSKLDTTKAINLLPANTQISEIRIFLEKVLEENAQKKRFNQVLKNLLHAEFLRVQEERILHQQVKCIITEEKVCTVCKKKIGNSAFARYPNAIVVHYFCSKEVNTLDT, encoded by the exons ATGCACGACGCCTTCGAGCACGTGCCGATCTTGGAGAAACTGCCGCTGCAGATCGACTGCCTGGCGGCCTGGG AGGAATGGCTCCTTGTTGGTACCAAACAAGGGCATCTTTTGCTTTACAGGATCAAGAAAGACATAG GTTGCAATAGGTTTGAAGTGACACTAGAGAAATCCAACAAGAACTTCTCAAAAAAGATTCAGCAG attcATGTTGTTTCTCAGTTTAAAATTCTGGTCAGTCTATTAG aaaataacatttatgtCCATGACCTATTGACATTTCAACAAATCACCACAGTTTCCAAGGCAAAAGGTGCATCTCTCTTCACTTGTGATCTTCAG CAGTCAGATACAGGGGAAGAGGTGCTGAGAATGTGCGTGGCAGTGCGGAAGAAGCTACAACTTTATTTTTGGAAGGACAGAGAGTTCCATGAACTACAG GGGGACTTCAGTGTACCTGATGTACCAAAGTCTATGGCCTGGTGTGAAAACTCCATCTGTGTAGGCTTCAAGAGGGACTATTACCTGATACGG GTGGATGGAAAAGGATCCATCAAAGAACTGTTTCCCACAGGGAAGCAGCTGGAACCATTGGTAGCTCCTGTAGCAGATGGGAAAGTTGCGGTTGGCCAAGATGATCTAACAGTTGTGCTAAACGAAGAAGGGGTCTGTACTCAGAAATGTGCCTTGAATTGGACAGATATTCCTATAGCCATGG AACACCAGCCTCCCTACATCATTGCTGTTCTGCCGAGGTATGTGGAGATTCGTACTTTTGAGCCCCGGCTGCTGGTACAGAGTATTGAGCTGCAGAGACCACGCTTCATCACCTCTGGAGG CACAAATATTATATATGTGGCAAGTAATCACTTTGTTTGGCGGCTCATTCCAGTGTCAATAGCCACACAGatccagcagcttctgcaggaCAAGCAGTTTGAGTTGGCTTTGCAGTTGGCA GAAATGAAAGATGATTCAGATAGTGAGAAGCGACAACAAATTCACCACATAAAGAACCTCTTTGCCTTCAACCTCTTCTGCCAGAAGCGCTTTGATGAATCCATGCAAGTTTTTGCCAAGCTTGGTACAG ATCCCACTCACGTGATGGGTCTGTATCCTGACCTCCTGCCCACAGATTACAGGAAACAGCTACAGTATCCCAACCCCCTGCCAGGGCTCtctggggcagagctggagaaggcACATTTAGCTCTGATAGACTACTTAACTCAA AAAAGAAGTCAGCTGGTGAAGAAGCTAAATGATTCTGATCATCAGTCCAGTACGTCACCCCTCATGGAAGGAACACCCACGATCAAATCCAAAAAGAAGCTGCTACAAATCATTGATACCACCCTTTTAAAGTGTTACCTCCAT ACAAATGTAGCACTGGTGGCACCATTGCTACGTCTGGAGAACAATCACTGCCATATTGAGGAGAGTGAGCATGTACTAAAGAAGGCACACAAATATAGTGAGCTGATAATACTGTATGAGAAGAAAGGTCTGCATGAGAAAG CATTACAGGTACTGGTGGATCAGTCAAAGAAAGCCAACTCACCTTTGAAGGGTCATGAGAGGACAGTGCAATATCTGCAGCATTTGG GTACAGAGAACTTGCACTTGGTATTTTCCTACTCTGTCTGGGTGCTAAGAGATTTTCCTGAAGATGGACTGAAG ATATTTACAGAAGACCTCCCTGAAGTGGAAGCTTTGCCACGAGATAAAGTGCTCAGTTTCTtgatagaaaattttaaaagcttgactATTCCTTATCTG GAACACATCATTCATGTCTGGGAAGAAACCGGTGCAGACTTTCACAACTGTCTGATCCAGCTGTACTGTGAGAAAGTGCAGGCCTTAATGAAAGAATATCTCAGTTCTTACCCTGCAG ATAAAACCCCAGTGcctgctggggaggaaggaggagactTGGGGGATTACCGGAAAAAGCTTCTACTTTTTCTGGAGAAGTCTAGCTGGTATGAACCTAGTCGACTAATTAGTGACTTCCCCTTTGATG GTCTCCTAGAAGAACGTGCTCTGCTCTTGGGTCGTATGGGGAAGCACGAGCAAGCTCTGTTTATTTATGTTCATATTTTGAAGGACACCAACATGGCTGAAAa CTACTGCCATAAACATTATGACAGAAACAAAGATGGCAACAAAGAT GTCTATCTGTCACTGCTTCGGATGTATCTCTCCCCACCTAGCGTTCATTGCCTGGGACCAATCAAGATGGAAGTGCTGGAGCCTCAAGCCAAtctgcaggctgctctgcaggttTTGGAACTACATCACAGCAAACTGGATACTACCAAG GCGATAAACCTGCTCCCAGCAAATACCCAGATTAGTGAGATTCGAATCTTCTTAGAGAAAGTCCTTGAAGAAAATGctcagaagaaaagatttaatcAAGTACTCAAGAATCTTCTCCATGCAGAGTTTCTGAGG gTCCAGGAGGAGCGGATCTTGCATCAGCAAGTGAAGTGCATTATTACAGAGGAGAAGGTGTGCActgtatgtaaaaaaaagataGGTAACAG TGCGTTTGCTCGATACCCTAATGCAATAGTCGTGCATTATTTCTGCTCCAAAGAAGTCAACACATTGGACACCTGA
- the VPS39 gene encoding vam6/Vps39-like protein isoform X1, translating to MHDAFEHVPILEKLPLQIDCLAAWEEWLLVGTKQGHLLLYRIKKDIGEVMSSESVCCNRFEVTLEKSNKNFSKKIQQIHVVSQFKILVSLLENNIYVHDLLTFQQITTVSKAKGASLFTCDLQQSDTGEEVLRMCVAVRKKLQLYFWKDREFHELQGDFSVPDVPKSMAWCENSICVGFKRDYYLIRVDGKGSIKELFPTGKQLEPLVAPVADGKVAVGQDDLTVVLNEEGVCTQKCALNWTDIPIAMEHQPPYIIAVLPRYVEIRTFEPRLLVQSIELQRPRFITSGGTNIIYVASNHFVWRLIPVSIATQIQQLLQDKQFELALQLAEMKDDSDSEKRQQIHHIKNLFAFNLFCQKRFDESMQVFAKLGTDPTHVMGLYPDLLPTDYRKQLQYPNPLPGLSGAELEKAHLALIDYLTQKRSQLVKKLNDSDHQSSTSPLMEGTPTIKSKKKLLQIIDTTLLKCYLHTNVALVAPLLRLENNHCHIEESEHVLKKAHKYSELIILYEKKGLHEKALQVLVDQSKKANSPLKGHERTVQYLQHLGTENLHLVFSYSVWVLRDFPEDGLKIFTEDLPEVEALPRDKVLSFLIENFKSLTIPYLEHIIHVWEETGADFHNCLIQLYCEKVQALMKEYLSSYPADKTPVPAGEEGGDLGDYRKKLLLFLEKSSWYEPSRLISDFPFDGLLEERALLLGRMGKHEQALFIYVHILKDTNMAENYCHKHYDRNKDGNKDVYLSLLRMYLSPPSVHCLGPIKMEVLEPQANLQAALQVLELHHSKLDTTKAINLLPANTQISEIRIFLEKVLEENAQKKRFNQVLKNLLHAEFLRVQEERILHQQVKCIITEEKVCTVCKKKIGNSAFARYPNAIVVHYFCSKEVNTLDT from the exons ATGCACGACGCCTTCGAGCACGTGCCGATCTTGGAGAAACTGCCGCTGCAGATCGACTGCCTGGCGGCCTGGG AGGAATGGCTCCTTGTTGGTACCAAACAAGGGCATCTTTTGCTTTACAGGATCAAGAAAGACATAG GAGAGGTTATGTCATCAGAAAGTGTCT GTTGCAATAGGTTTGAAGTGACACTAGAGAAATCCAACAAGAACTTCTCAAAAAAGATTCAGCAG attcATGTTGTTTCTCAGTTTAAAATTCTGGTCAGTCTATTAG aaaataacatttatgtCCATGACCTATTGACATTTCAACAAATCACCACAGTTTCCAAGGCAAAAGGTGCATCTCTCTTCACTTGTGATCTTCAG CAGTCAGATACAGGGGAAGAGGTGCTGAGAATGTGCGTGGCAGTGCGGAAGAAGCTACAACTTTATTTTTGGAAGGACAGAGAGTTCCATGAACTACAG GGGGACTTCAGTGTACCTGATGTACCAAAGTCTATGGCCTGGTGTGAAAACTCCATCTGTGTAGGCTTCAAGAGGGACTATTACCTGATACGG GTGGATGGAAAAGGATCCATCAAAGAACTGTTTCCCACAGGGAAGCAGCTGGAACCATTGGTAGCTCCTGTAGCAGATGGGAAAGTTGCGGTTGGCCAAGATGATCTAACAGTTGTGCTAAACGAAGAAGGGGTCTGTACTCAGAAATGTGCCTTGAATTGGACAGATATTCCTATAGCCATGG AACACCAGCCTCCCTACATCATTGCTGTTCTGCCGAGGTATGTGGAGATTCGTACTTTTGAGCCCCGGCTGCTGGTACAGAGTATTGAGCTGCAGAGACCACGCTTCATCACCTCTGGAGG CACAAATATTATATATGTGGCAAGTAATCACTTTGTTTGGCGGCTCATTCCAGTGTCAATAGCCACACAGatccagcagcttctgcaggaCAAGCAGTTTGAGTTGGCTTTGCAGTTGGCA GAAATGAAAGATGATTCAGATAGTGAGAAGCGACAACAAATTCACCACATAAAGAACCTCTTTGCCTTCAACCTCTTCTGCCAGAAGCGCTTTGATGAATCCATGCAAGTTTTTGCCAAGCTTGGTACAG ATCCCACTCACGTGATGGGTCTGTATCCTGACCTCCTGCCCACAGATTACAGGAAACAGCTACAGTATCCCAACCCCCTGCCAGGGCTCtctggggcagagctggagaaggcACATTTAGCTCTGATAGACTACTTAACTCAA AAAAGAAGTCAGCTGGTGAAGAAGCTAAATGATTCTGATCATCAGTCCAGTACGTCACCCCTCATGGAAGGAACACCCACGATCAAATCCAAAAAGAAGCTGCTACAAATCATTGATACCACCCTTTTAAAGTGTTACCTCCAT ACAAATGTAGCACTGGTGGCACCATTGCTACGTCTGGAGAACAATCACTGCCATATTGAGGAGAGTGAGCATGTACTAAAGAAGGCACACAAATATAGTGAGCTGATAATACTGTATGAGAAGAAAGGTCTGCATGAGAAAG CATTACAGGTACTGGTGGATCAGTCAAAGAAAGCCAACTCACCTTTGAAGGGTCATGAGAGGACAGTGCAATATCTGCAGCATTTGG GTACAGAGAACTTGCACTTGGTATTTTCCTACTCTGTCTGGGTGCTAAGAGATTTTCCTGAAGATGGACTGAAG ATATTTACAGAAGACCTCCCTGAAGTGGAAGCTTTGCCACGAGATAAAGTGCTCAGTTTCTtgatagaaaattttaaaagcttgactATTCCTTATCTG GAACACATCATTCATGTCTGGGAAGAAACCGGTGCAGACTTTCACAACTGTCTGATCCAGCTGTACTGTGAGAAAGTGCAGGCCTTAATGAAAGAATATCTCAGTTCTTACCCTGCAG ATAAAACCCCAGTGcctgctggggaggaaggaggagactTGGGGGATTACCGGAAAAAGCTTCTACTTTTTCTGGAGAAGTCTAGCTGGTATGAACCTAGTCGACTAATTAGTGACTTCCCCTTTGATG GTCTCCTAGAAGAACGTGCTCTGCTCTTGGGTCGTATGGGGAAGCACGAGCAAGCTCTGTTTATTTATGTTCATATTTTGAAGGACACCAACATGGCTGAAAa CTACTGCCATAAACATTATGACAGAAACAAAGATGGCAACAAAGAT GTCTATCTGTCACTGCTTCGGATGTATCTCTCCCCACCTAGCGTTCATTGCCTGGGACCAATCAAGATGGAAGTGCTGGAGCCTCAAGCCAAtctgcaggctgctctgcaggttTTGGAACTACATCACAGCAAACTGGATACTACCAAG GCGATAAACCTGCTCCCAGCAAATACCCAGATTAGTGAGATTCGAATCTTCTTAGAGAAAGTCCTTGAAGAAAATGctcagaagaaaagatttaatcAAGTACTCAAGAATCTTCTCCATGCAGAGTTTCTGAGG gTCCAGGAGGAGCGGATCTTGCATCAGCAAGTGAAGTGCATTATTACAGAGGAGAAGGTGTGCActgtatgtaaaaaaaagataGGTAACAG TGCGTTTGCTCGATACCCTAATGCAATAGTCGTGCATTATTTCTGCTCCAAAGAAGTCAACACATTGGACACCTGA
- the VPS39 gene encoding vam6/Vps39-like protein isoform X4: MCVAVRKKLQLYFWKDREFHELQGDFSVPDVPKSMAWCENSICVGFKRDYYLIRVDGKGSIKELFPTGKQLEPLVAPVADGKVAVGQDDLTVVLNEEGVCTQKCALNWTDIPIAMEHQPPYIIAVLPRYVEIRTFEPRLLVQSIELQRPRFITSGGTNIIYVASNHFVWRLIPVSIATQIQQLLQDKQFELALQLAEMKDDSDSEKRQQIHHIKNLFAFNLFCQKRFDESMQVFAKLGTDPTHVMGLYPDLLPTDYRKQLQYPNPLPGLSGAELEKAHLALIDYLTQKRSQLVKKLNDSDHQSSTSPLMEGTPTIKSKKKLLQIIDTTLLKCYLHTNVALVAPLLRLENNHCHIEESEHVLKKAHKYSELIILYEKKGLHEKALQVLVDQSKKANSPLKGHERTVQYLQHLGTENLHLVFSYSVWVLRDFPEDGLKIFTEDLPEVEALPRDKVLSFLIENFKSLTIPYLEHIIHVWEETGADFHNCLIQLYCEKVQALMKEYLSSYPADKTPVPAGEEGGDLGDYRKKLLLFLEKSSWYEPSRLISDFPFDGLLEERALLLGRMGKHEQALFIYVHILKDTNMAENYCHKHYDRNKDGNKDVYLSLLRMYLSPPSVHCLGPIKMEVLEPQANLQAALQVLELHHSKLDTTKAINLLPANTQISEIRIFLEKVLEENAQKKRFNQVLKNLLHAEFLRVQEERILHQQVKCIITEEKVCTVCKKKIGNSAFARYPNAIVVHYFCSKEVNTLDT; encoded by the exons ATGTGCGTGGCAGTGCGGAAGAAGCTACAACTTTATTTTTGGAAGGACAGAGAGTTCCATGAACTACAG GGGGACTTCAGTGTACCTGATGTACCAAAGTCTATGGCCTGGTGTGAAAACTCCATCTGTGTAGGCTTCAAGAGGGACTATTACCTGATACGG GTGGATGGAAAAGGATCCATCAAAGAACTGTTTCCCACAGGGAAGCAGCTGGAACCATTGGTAGCTCCTGTAGCAGATGGGAAAGTTGCGGTTGGCCAAGATGATCTAACAGTTGTGCTAAACGAAGAAGGGGTCTGTACTCAGAAATGTGCCTTGAATTGGACAGATATTCCTATAGCCATGG AACACCAGCCTCCCTACATCATTGCTGTTCTGCCGAGGTATGTGGAGATTCGTACTTTTGAGCCCCGGCTGCTGGTACAGAGTATTGAGCTGCAGAGACCACGCTTCATCACCTCTGGAGG CACAAATATTATATATGTGGCAAGTAATCACTTTGTTTGGCGGCTCATTCCAGTGTCAATAGCCACACAGatccagcagcttctgcaggaCAAGCAGTTTGAGTTGGCTTTGCAGTTGGCA GAAATGAAAGATGATTCAGATAGTGAGAAGCGACAACAAATTCACCACATAAAGAACCTCTTTGCCTTCAACCTCTTCTGCCAGAAGCGCTTTGATGAATCCATGCAAGTTTTTGCCAAGCTTGGTACAG ATCCCACTCACGTGATGGGTCTGTATCCTGACCTCCTGCCCACAGATTACAGGAAACAGCTACAGTATCCCAACCCCCTGCCAGGGCTCtctggggcagagctggagaaggcACATTTAGCTCTGATAGACTACTTAACTCAA AAAAGAAGTCAGCTGGTGAAGAAGCTAAATGATTCTGATCATCAGTCCAGTACGTCACCCCTCATGGAAGGAACACCCACGATCAAATCCAAAAAGAAGCTGCTACAAATCATTGATACCACCCTTTTAAAGTGTTACCTCCAT ACAAATGTAGCACTGGTGGCACCATTGCTACGTCTGGAGAACAATCACTGCCATATTGAGGAGAGTGAGCATGTACTAAAGAAGGCACACAAATATAGTGAGCTGATAATACTGTATGAGAAGAAAGGTCTGCATGAGAAAG CATTACAGGTACTGGTGGATCAGTCAAAGAAAGCCAACTCACCTTTGAAGGGTCATGAGAGGACAGTGCAATATCTGCAGCATTTGG GTACAGAGAACTTGCACTTGGTATTTTCCTACTCTGTCTGGGTGCTAAGAGATTTTCCTGAAGATGGACTGAAG ATATTTACAGAAGACCTCCCTGAAGTGGAAGCTTTGCCACGAGATAAAGTGCTCAGTTTCTtgatagaaaattttaaaagcttgactATTCCTTATCTG GAACACATCATTCATGTCTGGGAAGAAACCGGTGCAGACTTTCACAACTGTCTGATCCAGCTGTACTGTGAGAAAGTGCAGGCCTTAATGAAAGAATATCTCAGTTCTTACCCTGCAG ATAAAACCCCAGTGcctgctggggaggaaggaggagactTGGGGGATTACCGGAAAAAGCTTCTACTTTTTCTGGAGAAGTCTAGCTGGTATGAACCTAGTCGACTAATTAGTGACTTCCCCTTTGATG GTCTCCTAGAAGAACGTGCTCTGCTCTTGGGTCGTATGGGGAAGCACGAGCAAGCTCTGTTTATTTATGTTCATATTTTGAAGGACACCAACATGGCTGAAAa CTACTGCCATAAACATTATGACAGAAACAAAGATGGCAACAAAGAT GTCTATCTGTCACTGCTTCGGATGTATCTCTCCCCACCTAGCGTTCATTGCCTGGGACCAATCAAGATGGAAGTGCTGGAGCCTCAAGCCAAtctgcaggctgctctgcaggttTTGGAACTACATCACAGCAAACTGGATACTACCAAG GCGATAAACCTGCTCCCAGCAAATACCCAGATTAGTGAGATTCGAATCTTCTTAGAGAAAGTCCTTGAAGAAAATGctcagaagaaaagatttaatcAAGTACTCAAGAATCTTCTCCATGCAGAGTTTCTGAGG gTCCAGGAGGAGCGGATCTTGCATCAGCAAGTGAAGTGCATTATTACAGAGGAGAAGGTGTGCActgtatgtaaaaaaaagataGGTAACAG TGCGTTTGCTCGATACCCTAATGCAATAGTCGTGCATTATTTCTGCTCCAAAGAAGTCAACACATTGGACACCTGA